A window of Micrococcus endophyticus contains these coding sequences:
- a CDS encoding RNase H family protein encodes MGARINHPRTAVDRSLHHDVAAGHPAALVDVGWEFRGPGAKAAERHAPLRVVRARRPRGIPYDRPAVDLTDRRPATPRPAPPRTRVRPDGVRVVAAPLAMLPGVDHGPALRMDLHPVPGGIVYVARDLVLRELGDDVRGHVHAGMVGTAQLHAFWSTVTVDLPPDRPVIVRLRSDRDAELLSLLEVLAPVEMRVVSYRLHESPVGTQRSSYLLPDVDPEIVARTESPRIPLEAIEATQEEEDALRRSSGVFLSRRRTDRFLRRTLPAVTHSLSFSDEADVADVYVDGSVLRGSRIGGAAAVGGPSMWAVQAVNGATTPLEVELEALVLGHVVSAWAGVPGERVTIHSDSRAALALLNAARRDRLTLGGARGERIRRTLRRLLAAVDLAQAADVRVETTWVKGHVGVQGNELADDLARAAARHAGVGTSEEDLRRRLDRLIDLHEETEAEAGQTPARAEAAEGHRPMPRGR; translated from the coding sequence ATGGGAGCCAGGATCAACCACCCGCGGACGGCCGTCGACCGCTCGCTGCACCACGACGTCGCCGCCGGCCACCCCGCGGCGCTCGTCGACGTGGGCTGGGAGTTCCGTGGACCCGGCGCCAAGGCCGCCGAGCGACACGCGCCGCTGCGCGTCGTCCGCGCCCGCCGCCCCCGGGGCATCCCCTACGACCGGCCCGCCGTCGACCTCACCGACCGCCGCCCCGCCACTCCGCGGCCCGCCCCGCCCCGCACCCGCGTCCGCCCCGACGGGGTGCGCGTGGTGGCCGCCCCGCTGGCCATGCTGCCCGGCGTGGACCACGGCCCGGCCCTGCGCATGGATCTGCACCCGGTGCCCGGCGGCATCGTCTACGTGGCCCGGGACCTCGTGCTGCGCGAGCTCGGCGACGACGTCCGCGGCCATGTGCACGCGGGCATGGTGGGCACCGCCCAGCTCCACGCCTTCTGGTCCACGGTGACCGTGGACCTGCCCCCGGACCGGCCCGTGATCGTCCGCCTGCGCTCGGACCGGGACGCCGAGCTGCTCTCCCTGCTGGAGGTCCTCGCCCCCGTGGAGATGCGGGTGGTGTCCTACCGGCTGCACGAGTCCCCCGTGGGCACCCAGCGCTCCAGCTACCTCCTGCCGGACGTGGACCCCGAGATCGTGGCCCGCACCGAGTCCCCCCGCATCCCCCTGGAGGCCATCGAGGCCACGCAGGAGGAGGAGGACGCCCTGCGCCGCTCCTCGGGCGTGTTCCTCTCCCGCCGCCGCACGGACCGCTTCCTGCGACGCACCCTCCCGGCCGTCACCCACAGCCTCTCCTTCTCCGACGAGGCCGACGTGGCGGACGTCTACGTGGACGGCTCCGTGCTGCGCGGCTCCCGGATCGGCGGCGCCGCCGCCGTGGGCGGGCCCAGCATGTGGGCCGTCCAGGCCGTCAACGGGGCCACCACCCCCCTCGAGGTGGAACTCGAGGCCCTCGTCCTCGGCCACGTGGTCAGCGCCTGGGCCGGCGTCCCCGGCGAGCGCGTGACCATCCACTCCGACTCGCGTGCCGCCCTGGCGCTGCTCAACGCCGCCCGCCGCGACCGGCTGACCCTCGGCGGCGCCCGCGGCGAGCGCATCCGCCGCACCCTGAGGCGCCTGCTGGCCGCCGTCGACCTCGCCCAGGCCGCGGACGTCCGCGTGGAGACCACCTGGGTCAAGGGGCACGTGGGCGTGCAGGGCAACGAGCTGGCCGACGACCTGGCCCGCGCCGCCGCCCGCCACGCCGGCGTGGGAACCTCCGAGGAAGACCTGCGCCGCCGCCTGGACCGGCTGATCGACCTGCACGAGGAGACCGAGGCCGAGGCCGGGCAGACGCCTGCCCGGGCCGAGGCGGCCGAGGGCCACCGGCCGATGCCGCGCGGGCGGTGA
- a CDS encoding TetR family transcriptional regulator, whose protein sequence is MSSPPRAGSSRGRLSATDVVDAAVGILQDFGMGDLSMRRVASVLGVQASALYWHVPDKQTLLARVADRIVAEAEEAVRHRGIADLAGRAEVAEAALLRHRDGADVVLSALALGLGGLGLHALLTEAAPTPEEGERALALLLGGVSLRQQRAQAEALGVRVGPDVQRHRTDPL, encoded by the coding sequence ATGAGCTCACCACCCCGCGCCGGCTCCTCCCGCGGCCGCCTCAGCGCGACGGACGTGGTGGACGCCGCCGTCGGGATCCTGCAGGACTTCGGCATGGGCGACCTGTCCATGCGGCGCGTGGCCTCGGTGCTCGGCGTGCAGGCCTCCGCCCTGTACTGGCACGTCCCGGACAAGCAGACCCTGCTGGCGCGCGTGGCGGACCGGATCGTCGCCGAGGCCGAGGAGGCCGTGCGGCACCGCGGGATCGCCGACCTCGCCGGCCGCGCCGAGGTCGCGGAGGCCGCCCTGCTGCGCCACCGCGACGGCGCCGACGTGGTCCTCTCCGCGCTCGCCCTCGGGCTCGGCGGGCTCGGCCTGCACGCCCTGCTCACCGAGGCGGCGCCCACCCCGGAGGAGGGCGAGCGGGCCCTGGCCCTGCTGCTCGGCGGCGTCTCCCTGCGCCAGCAGCGGGCCCAGGCCGAGGCCCTCGGCGTGCGCGTGGGCCCGGACGTGCAGCGCCACCGCACGGATCCGCTGTGA
- a CDS encoding ABC transporter ATP-binding protein, whose product MARTTRTSRGATPDPAPRGHDDDGRAGRDPAGLRLRALSVAYPDGTTPVRGLDLELAPGEIVALVGASGSGKSTVLRGIAGLEDVVGGVVEIDSEDVAAVPTHRRGVGMVFQDGQLFPHRSVARNVAYGLEAAGWPRERRRARVAELLELVDLAELAERPVQSLSGGQAQRVALARSLAPRPRVLLLDEPLSALDADLRARLAVQIREVLRAAGVTAVVVTHDLAEAAVMADRTVRLGAGGRLAAPGEGEPDEGAGPGPDGDAR is encoded by the coding sequence ATGGCACGCACCACGAGGACGTCCCGGGGCGCGACCCCGGACCCGGCGCCCCGGGGCCACGACGATGACGGCCGGGCCGGCCGCGACCCCGCCGGCCTGCGCCTGCGCGCGCTGAGCGTGGCCTACCCGGACGGAACCACGCCCGTGCGCGGCCTGGACCTGGAGCTGGCCCCCGGGGAGATCGTCGCCCTCGTGGGCGCCTCGGGCTCCGGCAAGTCCACGGTGCTGCGCGGGATCGCGGGCCTGGAGGACGTGGTGGGCGGCGTCGTCGAGATCGACAGCGAGGACGTGGCCGCGGTGCCCACGCACCGGCGCGGCGTGGGGATGGTGTTCCAGGACGGGCAGCTGTTCCCCCACCGCAGCGTGGCCCGCAACGTGGCCTACGGACTCGAGGCCGCCGGGTGGCCGCGGGAGCGGCGCCGGGCGCGGGTGGCCGAGCTCCTCGAGCTCGTGGACCTGGCGGAGCTGGCCGAGCGGCCCGTGCAGTCGCTCTCCGGCGGCCAGGCCCAGCGCGTGGCGCTGGCCCGCTCCCTCGCCCCGCGGCCCCGCGTGCTGCTGCTGGACGAGCCGCTGTCCGCGCTCGACGCCGACCTGCGGGCCCGCCTGGCCGTGCAGATCCGCGAGGTGCTGCGGGCGGCGGGGGTGACCGCCGTCGTCGTGACCCACGACCTCGCCGAGGCCGCCGTGATGGCCGACCGCACCGTGCGCCTCGGCGCGGGTGGGCGCCTGGCCGCGCCGGGCGAGGGCGAGCCGGACGAGGGCGCCGGGCCGGGGCCGGACGGCGACGCGCGGTAG
- a CDS encoding ABC transporter permease — protein MDGPARGSGLLTGGLTSLPAPVGGPGAPSDAPGPAASGGRRRRRTAGGDGIGAWWLLAAVVPVAFLLVFFAWPVGAMLWRGVSAEGVLDLGAFAEVLGRERTWRIVGQTLGMAAAGTVLAVALGLPAAFVLHRRAFPGRAALRAVITVPFVLPTVVVGVAFRALLAPGGPFGWTGLDQSTAAVVLAMVFFNVSVVVRQVGALWASLDPRQAEAARTLGSSGWRAFRTVTLPQLAPALASSAALVFLFCASAFGIVQTLGRPGVGTLESEIWVQTVVYFDLRTAAVFSTLQFLVVLAAVLVSGATARRTRRALRLRDAPVRRLTRADAAPVAVTLATALLVLAPLATLLVRSFHSSEGWGLRNYRLLASSPGAGFSGGVTPAQALEHSLRIALDATLLTLLIGVPLALLLTRPVRSAAGRRAQRGLDGALLLPLGVSAVTVGFGFVVSLRAEAPALAASGALVPIAQAVVALPLVVRSLVPVLGAVDPRLREAARTLGAGPLRVLATVDGPFLLRGLGVAAGFAFAVSLGEFGATSFLSSPDYQTLPLLIVKLLGRPGADNYGMALAAATVLAVLSAGTMMACERLGPRAAASRGGI, from the coding sequence GTGGACGGCCCTGCACGAGGAAGCGGCCTCCTGACGGGCGGGCTGACCTCCCTCCCCGCGCCGGTGGGCGGGCCGGGCGCGCCCTCGGACGCGCCCGGCCCGGCCGCGTCCGGGGGACGACGACGGCGGCGCACCGCCGGCGGGGACGGGATCGGGGCGTGGTGGCTGCTGGCCGCGGTGGTGCCCGTGGCGTTCCTGCTGGTGTTCTTCGCGTGGCCGGTGGGCGCGATGCTCTGGCGCGGCGTGTCCGCCGAGGGCGTCCTGGACCTGGGCGCCTTCGCGGAGGTGCTGGGCCGCGAGCGCACGTGGCGGATCGTGGGCCAGACGCTGGGGATGGCGGCGGCCGGCACGGTCCTGGCGGTGGCGCTGGGGCTGCCGGCGGCGTTCGTGCTGCACCGGCGCGCCTTCCCGGGACGGGCGGCGCTGCGCGCGGTGATCACGGTGCCGTTCGTGCTGCCCACCGTGGTGGTCGGCGTGGCGTTCCGCGCCCTGCTGGCCCCGGGCGGCCCGTTCGGCTGGACGGGCCTGGACCAGTCCACGGCCGCCGTCGTGCTGGCCATGGTGTTCTTCAACGTCTCCGTGGTGGTGCGCCAGGTGGGCGCCCTGTGGGCGTCCCTGGACCCGCGGCAGGCGGAGGCGGCGCGGACCCTGGGCTCCTCGGGCTGGCGCGCCTTCCGCACGGTGACCCTGCCGCAGCTGGCGCCGGCGCTGGCCAGCTCTGCGGCGCTCGTCTTCCTGTTCTGCGCGTCCGCGTTCGGGATCGTGCAGACGCTGGGCCGGCCCGGCGTGGGCACCCTGGAGTCCGAGATCTGGGTCCAGACGGTGGTCTACTTCGACCTGCGCACCGCGGCCGTGTTCTCCACGCTGCAGTTCCTCGTGGTGCTGGCCGCCGTGCTGGTCTCGGGCGCCACCGCGCGGCGCACCCGCCGCGCCCTGCGGCTGCGCGACGCCCCGGTGCGCCGGCTCACCCGCGCGGACGCCGCGCCCGTGGCCGTCACCCTGGCGACGGCGCTGCTCGTCCTCGCGCCGCTGGCGACCCTGCTGGTGCGCTCCTTCCACTCGAGCGAGGGCTGGGGGCTGCGCAACTACCGCCTGCTCGCCTCGAGCCCCGGGGCGGGGTTCTCCGGCGGCGTCACCCCGGCGCAGGCCCTCGAGCACTCGCTGCGGATCGCGCTGGACGCCACGCTGCTGACCCTGCTGATCGGCGTCCCGCTGGCGCTGCTGCTCACCCGGCCCGTGCGCTCGGCCGCGGGGCGGCGGGCCCAGCGCGGCCTGGACGGCGCCCTGCTGCTGCCGCTGGGCGTCTCCGCGGTGACGGTGGGCTTCGGGTTCGTGGTGTCCCTGCGGGCGGAGGCGCCGGCGCTGGCCGCCTCGGGCGCGCTCGTGCCCATCGCGCAGGCGGTGGTGGCGCTGCCGCTCGTGGTGCGCTCGCTGGTGCCGGTGCTCGGCGCCGTGGACCCGCGGCTGCGCGAGGCCGCCCGCACCCTGGGCGCCGGCCCGCTGCGGGTGCTGGCCACCGTGGACGGCCCGTTCCTCCTGCGTGGGCTGGGGGTGGCGGCCGGGTTCGCGTTCGCGGTGTCCCTGGGCGAGTTCGGCGCCACCAGTTTCCTCTCCAGCCCCGACTACCAGACCCTGCCCCTGCTGATCGTGAAGCTCCTCGGCCGGCCCGGGGCGGACAACTACGGCATGGCGCTCGCGGCGGCCACGGTGCTCGCCGTGCTCAGCGCCGGCACCATGATGGCCTGCGAACGGCTGGGCCCGCGGGCCGCGGCCTCACGAGGAGGGATCTGA
- a CDS encoding thiamine ABC transporter substrate-binding protein: MTTAPHRVRTRPRRHGALAALSVAALALTGCSVADRGGSGDQGSSSAEARTVTIMTHDSFSLPDELIARFEQESGHTLVTTAPGDAGSVVNQLLLAKDAPTVDGVYGIEDHSAHRLVSEGVIAEHVPADLPDSARDLVVDGRMTPVDQGQVCLNVDTPWFQEQGLAAPTTLEQVAAPEYAELTVVTSPVSSSPGLALLAATVAEFGEDGWQDWWRTALQGGMQVDASWSDAYNTSFSGGEGTGTRPIVLSYSSSPAFAPDTDVVAASCTPQVEYAGVVEGAENPEGARAFVDFLLTEDVQAAIPDAMYMYPVDSSVPLPEAWAEHAPLVEDPIVPDAGLLDSRREDLLKEWTALHEEAAS; the protein is encoded by the coding sequence ATGACCACCGCCCCGCACCGCGTCCGCACCCGGCCCCGCCGGCACGGCGCCCTCGCCGCCCTCTCCGTGGCGGCCCTCGCCCTCACCGGCTGCTCGGTCGCCGACCGCGGCGGCTCCGGCGACCAGGGCTCGTCCTCGGCCGAGGCGAGGACCGTCACGATCATGACGCACGACTCCTTCTCCCTGCCGGACGAGCTGATCGCCCGGTTCGAGCAGGAGTCCGGCCACACCCTCGTCACCACCGCCCCGGGCGACGCCGGCTCCGTGGTGAACCAGCTGCTGCTGGCCAAGGACGCCCCCACCGTGGACGGCGTCTACGGCATCGAGGACCACTCGGCCCACCGCCTGGTGTCCGAGGGCGTGATCGCCGAGCACGTCCCCGCCGACCTGCCCGACTCCGCCCGGGACCTCGTGGTGGACGGCCGCATGACCCCGGTGGACCAGGGCCAGGTGTGCCTGAACGTGGACACCCCGTGGTTCCAGGAGCAGGGGCTGGCGGCCCCGACCACCCTGGAGCAGGTGGCCGCCCCCGAGTACGCCGAGCTGACCGTGGTCACCAGCCCCGTCAGCTCCTCCCCCGGCCTGGCGCTGCTGGCCGCCACCGTGGCCGAGTTCGGCGAGGACGGCTGGCAGGACTGGTGGCGCACCGCCCTGCAGGGCGGCATGCAGGTGGACGCCTCCTGGTCCGACGCCTACAACACCTCCTTCTCCGGCGGCGAGGGCACCGGCACCCGGCCGATCGTGCTGTCCTACTCCTCCTCCCCCGCGTTCGCCCCGGACACGGACGTGGTGGCGGCCTCATGCACCCCGCAGGTGGAGTACGCCGGCGTCGTCGAGGGCGCGGAGAACCCCGAGGGCGCCCGCGCGTTCGTGGACTTCCTGCTCACCGAGGACGTGCAGGCGGCCATCCCGGACGCCATGTACATGTACCCGGTCGACTCCTCGGTCCCGCTGCCCGAGGCCTGGGCCGAGCACGCCCCGCTGGTCGAGGACCCGATCGTCCCGGACGCGGGGCTCCTGGACTCCCGCCGTGAGGACCTCCTGAAGGAGTGGACGGCCCTGCACGAGGAAGCGGCCTCCTGA
- a CDS encoding AI-2E family transporter, which yields MSAAQPVGAAPTPSAAGPVSDWDIRRPHRMWPRMLVIVLTLAGLVLLVQFFQGIASIAAPVFLGLNLVIVAYPLQAWLIRRGVHPVLGAAASVVVVVAVLGAFVGMIVWSGLELVAELPKYSGQFQQIVLDVSNWLNARGVTPDMVSQQLASIDMSAVTSAAVGALTKIATNLYAVLGLLVTVVMGMFFLAMDSMDVERRVRLLSTARLELGEALIDFAHGVRRYWVVTTVFGLIVAVLDVIALVLIGVPLALVWGVLSFLTNYIPNVGFIIGLIPPAILGLAAGGWTSFLWVVVSYSVLNFVLQSVIQPKVAGDAIGVIPTVSFLSLLFWAWVLGPLGAILALPCTLLAKAVLIDADPNARWVNSLIASDLKGMERRQHSLLERLREGRRGEGRAGKADAEAVAGIDGAAAGVDDAPDVDDAAAGARRPEAAPTGSTLTEPARTEPGPAAPADGPGLTGGAAPAPGR from the coding sequence GTGAGCGCCGCACAGCCCGTCGGGGCGGCCCCGACCCCCTCCGCCGCCGGTCCCGTCTCGGACTGGGACATCCGCCGTCCGCATCGCATGTGGCCGCGGATGCTCGTGATCGTCCTGACGCTGGCCGGGCTCGTGCTCCTGGTCCAGTTCTTCCAGGGCATCGCGTCCATCGCGGCACCCGTGTTCCTCGGCCTGAACCTCGTGATCGTGGCCTACCCGCTGCAGGCGTGGCTGATCCGCCGGGGCGTGCACCCGGTGCTCGGGGCCGCCGCCAGCGTGGTGGTGGTCGTGGCCGTGCTCGGGGCGTTCGTGGGCATGATCGTGTGGTCCGGCCTCGAGCTGGTGGCCGAGCTGCCCAAGTACTCGGGCCAGTTCCAGCAGATCGTCCTGGACGTCTCGAACTGGCTGAACGCGCGCGGCGTCACCCCGGACATGGTCTCCCAGCAGCTCGCCTCGATCGACATGAGCGCGGTGACCAGCGCGGCGGTCGGCGCGCTCACCAAGATCGCCACGAACCTCTACGCCGTGCTCGGCCTGCTCGTCACCGTGGTGATGGGCATGTTCTTCCTGGCCATGGACTCCATGGACGTGGAGCGCCGGGTCCGACTGCTCAGCACCGCCCGCCTCGAGCTCGGCGAGGCGCTCATCGACTTCGCCCACGGCGTGCGCCGGTACTGGGTGGTCACCACCGTGTTCGGCCTGATCGTGGCCGTGCTGGACGTGATCGCCCTGGTCCTCATCGGCGTCCCGCTGGCGCTCGTGTGGGGCGTGCTGAGCTTCCTCACGAACTACATCCCGAACGTCGGGTTCATCATCGGGCTCATCCCGCCGGCCATCCTCGGCCTGGCGGCGGGCGGCTGGACCTCGTTCCTGTGGGTGGTGGTGAGCTACAGCGTGCTGAACTTCGTGCTGCAGTCCGTCATCCAGCCGAAGGTGGCCGGGGACGCGATCGGCGTGATCCCCACCGTCAGCTTCCTCTCCCTGCTGTTCTGGGCTTGGGTCCTCGGCCCGCTCGGCGCCATCCTCGCCCTGCCCTGCACCCTGCTGGCCAAGGCCGTGCTCATCGACGCCGACCCGAACGCCCGGTGGGTGAACTCGCTGATCGCCTCGGACCTGAAGGGCATGGAGCGGCGGCAGCACTCCCTGCTGGAGCGCCTGCGCGAGGGCCGGCGCGGCGAGGGCCGGGCGGGGAAGGCGGACGCCGAGGCCGTGGCCGGCATCGACGGCGCCGCAGCCGGGGTCGACGACGCGCCGGACGTCGACGACGCCGCGGCGGGCGCCCGGCGCCCCGAGGCGGCCCCGACGGGGTCGACGCTCACCGAGCCGGCGCGCACCGAGCCGGGACCGGCCGCACCGGCCGACGGCCCGGGCCTCACGGGCGGGGCTGCACCAGCACCAGGTCGCTGA
- a CDS encoding agmatine deiminase family protein: MPAAETVPADAAGRPDARPRVPGPREQPERAWLALPRRHPVPALLDEARDAVAGLAETLAEVLPVTVLADPADHTARSLIPPEVDLLAAPVDSPLLGRAGPGFVRRPEGLAAIAWRPAAGAGGPGPRDAGVAAAVAAAAGLPLLTPMLRAPRDAWVADGEGTAVVAADPVLDGRTNPAWTPEQVEAEFATLLGITRVVWLPPVPRIPTGPWGGAGHLGAWVRLLGGGEAAVHWRADRFHPEHLHGAAALRILQDAPDAAGRPLRVRTVPGGALPPEHDPAEIGPRSLVDTVPLGSAVLRPAFEDAGTEEAAAAACAALHPGLRPVPFPGAPLLRLAGSLSDLVLVQPRP, encoded by the coding sequence ATGCCCGCCGCCGAGACCGTCCCCGCCGACGCCGCCGGGCGTCCCGACGCCCGGCCGCGCGTGCCCGGACCCCGGGAGCAGCCGGAGCGGGCCTGGCTGGCGCTGCCGCGCCGGCACCCGGTGCCCGCGCTGCTGGACGAGGCCCGCGACGCCGTCGCCGGGCTCGCGGAGACGCTCGCCGAGGTGCTGCCCGTGACCGTGCTCGCCGACCCCGCGGACCACACCGCCCGGAGCCTGATCCCGCCCGAGGTGGACCTGCTGGCCGCCCCCGTGGACTCGCCCCTGCTCGGCCGCGCCGGGCCGGGCTTCGTGCGCCGCCCCGAGGGCCTGGCGGCGATCGCCTGGCGCCCGGCCGCCGGCGCGGGCGGGCCCGGCCCCCGGGACGCGGGCGTGGCCGCCGCCGTGGCCGCGGCCGCCGGGCTGCCCCTGCTGACCCCGATGCTGCGGGCCCCGCGGGACGCGTGGGTGGCCGACGGCGAGGGGACGGCCGTGGTCGCCGCGGACCCCGTGCTGGACGGCCGGACCAACCCGGCGTGGACCCCGGAGCAGGTGGAGGCGGAGTTCGCGACGCTGCTGGGGATCACCCGCGTGGTGTGGCTGCCGCCCGTGCCCCGCATCCCCACCGGGCCGTGGGGCGGGGCCGGTCACCTGGGCGCGTGGGTGCGCCTGCTCGGCGGGGGCGAGGCGGCCGTGCACTGGCGCGCGGACCGCTTCCACCCCGAGCACCTCCACGGCGCGGCCGCGCTGCGGATCCTGCAGGACGCGCCGGACGCCGCCGGCCGACCGCTGCGCGTGCGCACCGTGCCCGGCGGGGCGCTGCCGCCCGAGCACGACCCCGCGGAGATCGGGCCCCGCTCCCTCGTGGACACGGTGCCCCTGGGCTCGGCGGTGCTGCGGCCCGCGTTCGAGGACGCCGGCACCGAGGAGGCGGCCGCCGCCGCGTGCGCGGCCCTGCACCCCGGGCTGCGCCCCGTGCCGTTCCCCGGCGCGCCTCTGCTGCGGCTGGCCGGCTCCCTCAGCGACCTGGTGCTGGTGCAGCCCCGCCCGTGA
- a CDS encoding acyl-CoA thioesterase, translating into MHLIPRTLWVLARARRRPPLSIWDSASLPMRALPTDVDIAGHVNNGQYFGLFDLGRFDLMARSGVMRAVRRRGWLPVVQAEQIAFRRSVTLGAAFTLETRIIGLDERAVWFEQRVVVAGDVAVRGYVCTRLRGRDGTPVGNDEVRALAVELGHDPAAEPELPGWLHDWREQVALPSARTPLPHAWGR; encoded by the coding sequence ATGCATCTGATCCCACGCACCCTCTGGGTGCTCGCCCGCGCCCGCCGCCGCCCGCCCCTGTCGATCTGGGACTCCGCGTCCCTGCCGATGCGGGCCCTGCCCACGGACGTGGACATCGCCGGCCACGTGAACAACGGCCAGTACTTCGGCCTGTTCGATCTCGGCCGCTTCGACCTCATGGCCCGCTCCGGCGTGATGCGGGCCGTCCGCCGGCGCGGCTGGCTGCCCGTGGTGCAGGCCGAGCAGATCGCCTTCCGCCGCTCCGTCACCCTGGGCGCCGCGTTCACCCTGGAGACCCGGATCATCGGCCTGGACGAGCGCGCCGTCTGGTTCGAGCAGCGCGTGGTGGTGGCCGGGGACGTGGCCGTGCGCGGGTACGTCTGCACCCGGCTGCGCGGCCGCGACGGCACCCCCGTGGGCAACGACGAGGTGCGCGCCCTCGCCGTCGAGCTGGGCCACGATCCGGCCGCCGAGCCCGAGCTGCCGGGCTGGCTGCACGACTGGCGCGAGCAGGTCGCCCTGCCCTCGGCGCGCACCCCGCTGCCGCACGCCTGGGGGCGCTGA